In Microcoleus sp. FACHB-831, the following proteins share a genomic window:
- a CDS encoding NUDIX domain-containing protein: protein MPGRRQKQIEPIKNPTLADFKVGVDNAIFSVDTAQNRLLVLLVMRHEEPFLGQWCLPGTLVRQGESLEDAAYRILSEKIRVKNLYLEQLYSFGGPGRDPRESPDKFGVRYLSVSYFALVRFEEAELIADGVSGIAWYPLAQVPELAFDHNHILQLGTRRLRNKLEYSPVAFDVLPEVFTLSDLYQLYTTVLGENFSDYSNFRARLLKFGFLYDTGVKVSRGAGRPASLYRFDAAAFAPLKDRPLVFI from the coding sequence ATGCCAGGACGCCGCCAAAAGCAGATCGAGCCTATAAAAAATCCGACCTTAGCAGATTTTAAAGTCGGTGTAGATAATGCAATTTTTTCAGTTGATACCGCACAAAATCGGCTGTTAGTTTTATTAGTAATGCGGCATGAGGAACCATTTTTAGGGCAGTGGTGTTTGCCCGGTACTTTGGTACGTCAAGGGGAATCTTTAGAAGATGCAGCCTATAGGATTTTGTCAGAAAAGATTAGAGTAAAAAACTTGTATTTAGAGCAGTTGTATAGCTTTGGGGGGCCAGGACGCGATCCTAGAGAATCACCGGATAAATTTGGAGTGCGTTATCTATCAGTTAGTTACTTTGCTTTAGTGCGCTTTGAGGAAGCAGAGTTAATTGCCGATGGTGTTAGTGGAATTGCTTGGTATCCCTTGGCTCAAGTGCCAGAGTTAGCATTTGACCACAATCATATTTTACAGTTAGGTACGCGGCGACTGCGTAATAAGTTAGAGTACAGTCCAGTAGCTTTTGATGTGTTGCCGGAGGTGTTTACTTTGAGCGATCTTTATCAACTATATACTACTGTTTTAGGAGAAAATTTTTCCGATTATTCTAATTTTCGCGCCCGCTTGCTGAAGTTTGGTTTTTTATACGATACAGGGGTAAAAGTCTCGCGCGGTGCGGGGCGTCCAGCTAGTTTATATCGGTTTGATGCCGCAGCTTTTGCACCTTTGAAGGATAGGCCGTTGGTGTTTATTTAG
- the yidD gene encoding membrane protein insertion efficiency factor YidD → MKIVLIWLIRGYRVLISPLFPPVCRFHPTCSQYAMEAVDRFGAWRGGWMAIKRILRCHPLHPGGYDPVPPLESTKEEK, encoded by the coding sequence ATGAAAATTGTATTGATTTGGTTAATTCGCGGTTATCGGGTGCTGATTTCTCCTTTGTTTCCCCCAGTGTGTCGATTTCATCCGACTTGTTCGCAATACGCAATGGAAGCGGTAGACCGATTTGGTGCTTGGCGCGGTGGGTGGATGGCGATAAAGCGCATTTTGCGGTGTCATCCTTTGCATCCCGGCGGTTACGATCCCGTCCCACCCTTAGAGTCTACGAAGGAAGAAAAATGA
- a CDS encoding nicotinate phosphoribosyltransferase has translation MTISLDRPYLQPYALQEQENTEDQELSIAPEDYSLLTDLYQLTMASCYTGEGLEQQTASFELFARRLPEGFGYLIAMGLAQALDYLEKFRFSPKQIAALQATGIFDNAPGRFWSLLETARFTGDVWAVPEGTAVFANEPMLRVEAPLWQAQLVETYLLNTINYQTLIATKAARMRDVAGPQATLLEFGTRRAFSPQGSLWAARAALAAGLDATSNVLAALKLGRKPTGTMAHALVMALAAKEGSEGEAFTAFHRYFPGAPLLIDTYDTVAAAQMLADKVQAGSLELAGVRLDSGDLVELSQKVRSLLPGVPIFASGDLDEWEIARLKASGACIDGYGLGTRLVTGKPVNGVYKLVDIDGIPVMKEASGKITYPGRKQIFRSFEGSLLKKDRLGLVTECPIGEQPLLQVAFKQGERLWKETIAEISDRVAVNVASLPAETRQLDSPTPPLVEISDPLLDLIKQTQKR, from the coding sequence ATGACGATTTCCCTAGATCGCCCATATTTGCAGCCTTATGCTCTTCAGGAACAAGAAAACACAGAAGACCAAGAACTCAGCATAGCCCCTGAAGATTACAGCCTGTTAACCGACCTCTATCAACTCACAATGGCAAGCTGCTACACAGGAGAAGGGTTAGAGCAGCAAACCGCAAGCTTTGAGTTATTTGCGCGGCGATTACCAGAAGGTTTTGGCTACCTTATTGCAATGGGGCTGGCGCAAGCGTTGGACTACCTAGAAAAATTCCGTTTTAGCCCCAAGCAAATAGCGGCTTTGCAGGCTACGGGAATTTTTGACAACGCACCGGGGCGATTTTGGTCGCTACTAGAGACAGCCCGCTTCACTGGCGATGTTTGGGCAGTTCCAGAGGGGACGGCGGTTTTTGCCAACGAACCGATGCTGCGAGTGGAAGCACCGTTGTGGCAAGCCCAACTGGTGGAAACTTACCTGCTGAACACCATCAACTATCAGACTTTAATAGCCACAAAAGCAGCGCGGATGCGGGATGTAGCGGGGCCGCAGGCGACCCTGCTGGAATTTGGCACGCGACGGGCATTTAGTCCCCAAGGCTCCTTGTGGGCGGCGAGGGCTGCTTTGGCGGCGGGTTTGGATGCGACGAGCAACGTGCTGGCGGCGCTTAAGTTGGGGCGCAAGCCTACCGGTACGATGGCGCATGCGCTTGTCATGGCTTTAGCAGCAAAAGAAGGAAGTGAGGGGGAGGCTTTTACAGCATTTCACCGATATTTTCCGGGTGCGCCGTTGTTGATTGACACTTACGATACAGTAGCGGCGGCTCAGATGTTGGCAGATAAAGTGCAGGCAGGTAGTTTGGAATTAGCTGGAGTGCGGCTGGATTCTGGGGATTTAGTGGAATTGTCGCAAAAAGTGCGATCGCTATTACCAGGCGTCCCCATCTTTGCTTCGGGCGACTTAGACGAGTGGGAAATTGCCCGCCTCAAAGCTAGCGGTGCTTGCATCGACGGCTACGGATTGGGTACGCGACTCGTTACTGGCAAACCAGTCAATGGAGTGTATAAACTCGTGGATATTGACGGCATCCCAGTGATGAAGGAGGCAAGCGGTAAAATAACTTATCCTGGTCGCAAGCAGATTTTCCGCTCTTTTGAAGGAAGTTTGCTTAAGAAAGACCGTTTGGGATTAGTAACTGAATGTCCTATAGGAGAGCAGCCGTTATTACAGGTAGCATTTAAACAAGGTGAGCGACTGTGGAAGGAAACTATAGCAGAAATAAGCGATCGCGTTGCTGTAAATGTAGCTAGTTTACCAGCCGAAACTCGCCAGCTAGATTCTCCCACTCCGCCCTTAGTAGAAATCTCTGACCCGCTGTTAGATTTGATTAAACAAACTCAAAAGCGGTAA
- a CDS encoding EAL domain-containing protein, translating to MFTTSFDITNVPCLTSEISRESQRTLATLMQNIPGMAYRCRNDRARTLEFVSEGCYNLTAYHPHELIGKDKVSYTEIIHPQDRELVWKELQAACFAGQNFQLAYRITTADLEEKWVWEQGRGVFSDEGELLALEGLIVDITSRKRAEEEIKLLQTLTQAIADAEDFNESLGVAIRKVCETTGWDFGEAWIPHPSGTVLESTPAWYSSTQALETFRRQSVSLTFAPNVGLPGKVWSSQQPQWIPDVSVATKASFFRCEIAKDCGLRAGFGVPIVTKNRVLAVLTFFMFESRQRDKRLVELVSAVAAQLGTVLQHKQAQAALQESQRRLSSLIDSLPGIVFSCANDPQWSMTYVSEGCWQLTGYHSEELIGNRAGSYDAITHPEDLPKVLEVIETSVARKQPYVVEYRIRTKFGSEKWVWEKGNGVFDSGGQLRCLEGFITDITDLKRAEEERSELIVSLREAEAKYRSIFENAIEGIFQTTPDGHYISANPSLARIYGYACPAELMARLTDIEHQLYVEPNRRAEFISLLQEHHAVSEFESQVYRQDGSIIWISENARAVRDATGALLYYEGRVEDITERKRAKEQLLHHAFYDTLTGLPNRALFMERLQRAIERAKSSDRYLLAVLFIDLDRFKVVNDSLGHLVGDQLLVAIARRLEACVRSQDTVARLGGDEFTILLENIENIHNATAVAERIHAALAGCIYLDGHEVFTAASIGIVLNGSKDNTSPSTPTAGGLPHEQNSQLFYDRPEDLLRDADTALYRAKTLGRGRHEVFDMTMHQSAVALLQLEIDLRHALERGEFQIHYQPVVSLSKGSITGFEALLRWQHPIKGLIPPSEFISVAEETALIIPMGWWMLREACCQLRSWQLAFPGRCLTITVNLSCRQFSQPNLLEQIDQILHETELDGCSLKLEISETCLLKNAERAAACLLELKKRQIEVCIDDFGRGNCSLSFMHQLPIKGLQIDRSFVSQMGVDEGEGQLEGDLALQIVRTMVTLAHNLGIEAIAEGVENAQQLKQLRSLDCEYAQGYFFSHPLDAIAAEALMAKEMQW from the coding sequence GTGTTTACAACGAGCTTTGACATCACCAACGTGCCTTGTCTGACTTCGGAGATATCGCGCGAGAGCCAACGTACCCTCGCGACGCTGATGCAAAACATTCCTGGCATGGCCTACCGCTGTCGCAACGACCGCGCTCGGACGCTAGAGTTCGTTAGCGAGGGCTGCTATAACTTGACCGCATACCACCCACACGAACTAATTGGTAAGGATAAGGTGTCCTACACAGAAATCATACATCCGCAAGATAGAGAGTTGGTGTGGAAAGAACTGCAAGCAGCTTGCTTCGCAGGGCAGAACTTCCAATTGGCATACCGCATTACCACAGCCGATCTCGAAGAAAAATGGGTTTGGGAGCAGGGTCGTGGTGTATTCTCAGATGAGGGAGAATTGCTGGCTCTAGAAGGCTTGATCGTAGACATTACCAGTCGCAAACGGGCTGAAGAAGAAATTAAACTCTTACAAACGCTTACCCAGGCGATCGCTGACGCTGAAGATTTTAACGAATCGCTGGGAGTAGCTATACGCAAAGTGTGCGAGACGACAGGCTGGGATTTTGGCGAAGCTTGGATTCCCCACCCAAGCGGTACCGTTTTAGAATCCACCCCGGCTTGGTACAGCAGCACACAGGCTCTAGAAACATTCCGACGGCAATCAGTTTCGCTTACTTTTGCACCCAACGTTGGACTGCCAGGGAAAGTGTGGTCATCCCAACAGCCACAATGGATTCCAGATGTTTCCGTTGCAACTAAAGCTTCTTTTTTTCGCTGTGAGATAGCTAAAGATTGCGGACTCAGAGCTGGGTTTGGCGTGCCGATTGTTACCAAAAATCGCGTACTGGCAGTGTTGACATTCTTCATGTTTGAGTCGCGCCAGAGAGATAAACGACTCGTCGAGTTGGTTTCTGCGGTAGCCGCGCAGTTAGGAACCGTGTTGCAGCACAAACAAGCCCAAGCTGCACTCCAAGAGAGCCAGCGCCGCCTTTCTTCTTTGATTGACTCGCTGCCGGGGATTGTCTTCTCCTGTGCCAACGATCCCCAATGGTCGATGACTTACGTTAGCGAAGGTTGCTGGCAGCTGACTGGTTATCATAGCGAAGAACTCATCGGAAATCGGGCGGGTTCCTATGATGCGATTACGCATCCTGAAGATTTACCAAAGGTTCTAGAAGTTATTGAGACAAGCGTAGCCCGGAAACAGCCTTACGTGGTCGAGTATCGGATTCGCACCAAATTTGGCAGCGAGAAATGGGTGTGGGAAAAAGGCAATGGTGTCTTTGATAGTGGCGGGCAGCTACGCTGTCTGGAAGGCTTCATTACCGATATCACCGACCTTAAGCGAGCAGAGGAAGAGCGAAGCGAGTTAATCGTATCGCTGCGAGAAGCGGAAGCAAAATATCGCAGCATTTTTGAGAACGCAATCGAGGGAATTTTCCAGACAACTCCCGACGGACACTATATCAGCGCCAATCCCTCGCTGGCTCGTATCTATGGCTACGCTTGCCCAGCAGAACTAATGGCGCGTCTGACGGATATTGAGCATCAGCTATATGTGGAGCCGAACCGCCGTGCAGAGTTTATTAGTTTGTTGCAAGAACACCATGCAGTGTCGGAGTTTGAGTCGCAAGTGTATCGCCAAGACGGCAGCATAATTTGGATTTCGGAAAACGCCCGTGCTGTCAGGGATGCTACTGGGGCGCTGCTTTACTACGAAGGTAGGGTGGAAGATATAACCGAACGGAAGCGGGCTAAGGAGCAACTGCTGCACCATGCGTTTTACGATACGCTGACGGGCTTGCCAAATCGGGCTTTATTCATGGAGCGATTGCAACGGGCGATTGAACGTGCCAAAAGTAGCGATCGCTATTTATTAGCCGTACTTTTTATAGATCTAGATCGGTTTAAGGTAGTTAACGATAGCCTGGGGCATTTGGTAGGAGATCAATTGCTAGTGGCGATCGCTCGTCGTTTAGAAGCTTGCGTGCGTTCTCAGGATACCGTCGCCCGCTTGGGGGGAGATGAGTTCACTATCCTCCTAGAAAATATTGAAAATATCCACAACGCTACAGCAGTTGCCGAGCGAATTCATGCAGCACTTGCAGGCTGCATCTATCTGGATGGACACGAAGTTTTTACTGCTGCCAGTATTGGCATCGTCCTTAATGGCAGTAAGGACAATACATCCCCCTCCACGCCAACAGCAGGGGGACTGCCCCACGAGCAAAATTCACAACTTTTCTACGATCGCCCGGAAGACCTTTTGCGGGATGCTGACACAGCGCTGTATCGTGCCAAGACATTGGGCAGAGGTCGCCATGAAGTTTTCGACATGACCATGCACCAGAGCGCCGTTGCGCTGTTGCAATTAGAAATAGACTTGCGCCACGCCCTTGAGCGTGGAGAATTCCAGATCCACTATCAGCCCGTTGTCTCCCTCTCAAAAGGCAGTATTACAGGTTTCGAGGCACTCCTGCGCTGGCAGCACCCTATAAAGGGGTTAATACCTCCCTCGGAATTTATATCAGTAGCTGAAGAAACGGCGCTAATTATTCCTATGGGCTGGTGGATGCTGCGCGAGGCTTGCTGTCAGTTACGCAGTTGGCAGTTAGCATTTCCCGGACGATGTTTGACTATAACTGTGAATCTTTCTTGCAGACAGTTTTCGCAACCAAACTTGCTAGAGCAAATTGACCAAATTTTGCACGAAACTGAGTTAGATGGATGCAGTTTGAAACTAGAAATTAGCGAGACTTGCTTGCTAAAAAATGCCGAAAGAGCAGCGGCTTGTTTGTTGGAATTAAAAAAACGTCAAATTGAAGTATGTATTGATGACTTCGGAAGGGGCAATTGTTCTCTTAGCTTCATGCACCAATTGCCTATCAAGGGGTTACAGATTGACCGCTCTTTTGTTAGCCAGATGGGTGTTGATGAGGGCGAAGGACAGCTAGAGGGAGATCTAGCGCTGCAAATTGTGCGAACGATGGTGACGCTGGCTCACAATTTGGGTATCGAAGCGATCGCAGAAGGCGTGGAAAATGCCCAACAGCTAAAACAACTGCGATCGCTTGATTGCGAATACGCTCAAGGCTACTTTTTTTCACATCCTCTAGACGCTATAGCAGCCGAAGCGTTAATGGCTAAAGAAATGCAGTGGTAA
- a CDS encoding NAD+ synthase — translation MKIAIAQLNPTIGNLTGNAEQILEAAKQAADSGVRLLLTPELSLCGYPPRDLLLYPSFVESMATTLQKLARDLPRTIAVLVGIVSPNPKAHSTGEKPLFNSMALLEQHEVQQIFNKRLLPTYDVFDEDRYFEPGLQPNSFNLDNLHIGVTICEDLWNDEEFWGKRSYEVNPITDLSNLGVDFIVNLSASPYRVGKQKLREEMLRHSASRFNQPIIYANQVGGNDDLIFDGGSFALNRTGEVVCRARAFETDLVMLEFDETKRDLLNSPPSPEGNLGEFSPLIASENEEIWRALVLGVRDYAYKCGFSKVVLGLSGGVDSALVAAIAAAALNPENVLGVLMPSPYSSEHSVTDARKLAKSIGISTQTLAIGNLMKGYDETLADMFAGTTFGLAEENIQSRIRGNLLMAIANKFGYLLLSTGNKSEMSVGYCTLYGDMNGGLAVIADVPKTRVYSLCEWLNRNGEIIPSNIITKAPSAELKPGQVDQDSLPPYEILDDILQRLIHDHQSPDQIIAGGHDAIIVNRIVQLVARAEFKRRQAPPGLKITDRAFGTGWRMPIASRWVVANK, via the coding sequence ATGAAAATTGCGATCGCTCAACTCAATCCCACAATTGGAAACCTCACAGGAAACGCCGAACAAATTCTAGAAGCCGCCAAACAAGCTGCTGATTCGGGCGTGCGTTTGTTGCTAACGCCGGAACTTTCTTTATGCGGCTATCCACCGCGAGATTTGTTGCTATATCCCAGTTTTGTGGAGTCGATGGCGACTACTCTACAAAAATTAGCACGCGATTTGCCGCGAACTATTGCAGTTTTGGTGGGAATAGTGTCGCCAAACCCAAAAGCGCACTCTACAGGCGAAAAGCCGCTATTCAATAGTATGGCTTTGTTGGAACAGCATGAAGTTCAACAAATATTTAACAAGCGCCTTTTGCCTACTTATGATGTGTTTGATGAAGACAGATATTTTGAGCCTGGACTTCAGCCTAATTCTTTCAATCTCGATAATCTTCACATTGGCGTTACTATCTGCGAAGACTTGTGGAATGATGAGGAATTTTGGGGCAAACGCAGCTATGAAGTTAATCCCATTACTGACTTAAGTAATTTGGGCGTAGATTTTATTGTCAATCTATCAGCTTCGCCTTACAGAGTTGGCAAGCAAAAGTTGCGAGAGGAAATGTTGCGACATAGTGCATCTCGCTTCAATCAACCCATTATCTACGCAAACCAGGTGGGAGGAAATGACGATTTAATATTTGATGGTGGTAGTTTTGCCTTAAATCGTACTGGCGAAGTTGTGTGTCGCGCCCGTGCTTTTGAAACAGATTTGGTGATGCTGGAATTTGATGAAACAAAGCGAGATTTATTAAATTCCCCGCCCTCACCAGAAGGGAATTTAGGGGAATTTTCTCCTCTAATTGCCAGTGAAAATGAAGAAATTTGGCGTGCGCTGGTATTAGGAGTTAGAGACTATGCATATAAGTGCGGATTTTCTAAAGTTGTACTTGGGCTGAGTGGTGGAGTAGATTCCGCTTTAGTAGCAGCGATCGCAGCCGCAGCGCTTAATCCAGAAAATGTTCTGGGCGTTCTTATGCCTTCTCCCTACAGTTCCGAACACTCAGTTACAGACGCCCGGAAATTAGCAAAAAGTATCGGAATTTCTACCCAAACATTGGCCATCGGAAATTTGATGAAAGGTTACGATGAAACGCTAGCCGATATGTTTGCGGGGACGACTTTTGGACTTGCCGAGGAGAATATTCAATCGCGGATTCGGGGTAATTTATTGATGGCGATCGCCAACAAATTTGGCTATCTCCTCCTCTCGACTGGTAATAAGTCAGAAATGTCAGTTGGTTACTGCACTCTTTATGGTGATATGAATGGTGGGTTAGCAGTAATTGCCGATGTTCCCAAAACCCGCGTTTATTCCCTGTGCGAATGGCTGAATCGCAATGGCGAAATCATCCCCAGTAATATCATTACCAAAGCCCCCAGTGCTGAACTAAAACCGGGACAAGTAGATCAAGATTCCCTACCGCCTTATGAAATTTTGGACGACATTTTGCAGCGTTTAATTCACGACCATCAATCGCCAGATCAAATTATTGCAGGCGGTCACGATGCAATTATTGTTAACCGCATAGTACAGCTAGTAGCGCGTGCTGAATTTAAACGGCGACAAGCACCGCCGGGGTTGAAGATTACTGACCGCGCCTTTGGTACTGGTTGGCGGATGCCTATTGCAAGTCGATGGGTAGTGGCGAATAAGTAA
- a CDS encoding diacylglycerol/polyprenol kinase family protein: MPWLESIPAVWFQIALVGVCLGVIVLLAESLHRTNSLDPERVRKVVHIGTGNVILLAWWLEIPAWVGITASILASTVALLSYKFPILPGINSVGRKSFGTFFYAVSIGVLIAWFWPIHQPQYAAMGILVMTWGDGLAALIGQRIGRHPYQIWGIKKSWEGSGTMFAVSYAIASLILLSIQGNIWQTWVVAIAVGLVATTLEAFSKFGIDNITVPLGSAAVAFFLTQLLL; encoded by the coding sequence TTGCCTTGGTTAGAATCAATCCCGGCTGTATGGTTCCAAATTGCTCTTGTTGGAGTATGTTTGGGCGTAATTGTACTTTTAGCAGAATCGCTGCACCGCACTAACTCCCTAGACCCGGAAAGAGTGCGGAAAGTCGTCCATATCGGTACGGGTAATGTAATTTTACTTGCCTGGTGGCTGGAAATTCCCGCTTGGGTAGGCATCACTGCTTCGATCTTAGCCAGTACCGTTGCGCTTTTGTCCTACAAATTCCCCATCCTTCCGGGAATCAACAGTGTTGGACGCAAAAGCTTTGGAACATTTTTCTACGCTGTCAGCATTGGCGTATTAATTGCTTGGTTTTGGCCCATCCACCAACCCCAATATGCCGCAATGGGAATTTTGGTAATGACTTGGGGGGATGGACTTGCAGCCCTTATCGGTCAACGCATTGGCAGGCATCCCTACCAAATATGGGGAATAAAAAAAAGTTGGGAAGGTTCTGGGACGATGTTCGCGGTTAGCTATGCGATCGCCTCCCTTATTCTATTAAGCATTCAGGGGAATATCTGGCAAACTTGGGTAGTAGCGATCGCTGTTGGTTTAGTCGCCACTACCTTAGAAGCCTTCTCCAAATTTGGTATCGATAACATCACCGTTCCCTTGGGTAGTGCGGCTGTCGCCTTCTTCTTAACTCAGCTACTACTTTAA
- a CDS encoding nicotinate-nucleotide adenylyltransferase → MNKIALFGTSADPPTAGHRAILVWLSQHFDLVAVWASDNPFKSHASPLEHRTKMLGLLIEEIAAPQHNISLYPELSHPRTLVTLERAKEIWADGDFTLAIGSDLVCGSSGGNSGDSEALLKADRKGLAIMSWYRVEDLLRQVKLLVVPRPGYALSDKDLDDLRGLGTEVAIADFNAPAVSSTAYREKGDTTSLTPPIEAYIHQEHLYECQDAAKSRSSL, encoded by the coding sequence ATGAACAAAATAGCTTTGTTTGGTACGAGTGCCGATCCTCCGACTGCTGGGCACAGGGCGATTTTAGTTTGGCTTTCCCAACATTTTGATTTAGTGGCGGTTTGGGCTTCAGATAATCCTTTTAAGTCTCACGCTTCGCCCTTGGAACACCGCACAAAAATGCTAGGGTTGCTGATTGAAGAGATTGCTGCCCCCCAGCATAATATTAGTTTATATCCAGAACTCAGCCATCCCCGAACACTTGTCACCTTAGAGAGAGCTAAAGAAATTTGGGCTGATGGTGATTTTACTTTAGCAATCGGTTCTGATTTGGTGTGCGGTTCTTCTGGGGGTAACTCTGGCGATAGCGAAGCGCTGCTGAAAGCAGATCGCAAGGGGTTGGCGATAATGAGTTGGTACAGAGTTGAAGATTTGTTGCGACAAGTGAAATTACTCGTCGTACCTCGACCGGGTTATGCGTTGTCAGATAAGGATTTGGACGATTTGAGGGGACTGGGGACAGAGGTAGCGATCGCCGATTTTAACGCACCAGCAGTATCTTCCACAGCGTATCGTGAAAAAGGAGATACAACCAGCTTGACGCCTCCCATCGAGGCATATATCCATCAAGAACATTTATACGAATGCCAGGACGCCGCCAAAAGCAGATCGAGCCTATAA